A part of Streptomyces sp. NBC_00557 genomic DNA contains:
- a CDS encoding transglycosylase SLT domain-containing protein: MSVSFIRRIASPKKALTTAAVAAATAGMALSAAPAQAAAPASASSAQAIAHKMIPDAAQFNAFSKIVSHESGWNPTATNSSSGAYGLVQALPGSKMASAGSDWKTNPATQIKWGLDYMNSRYGSPVKAWNFWQANGWY; this comes from the coding sequence GTGTCCGTCTCCTTCATCCGCCGCATCGCTTCCCCGAAGAAGGCCCTCACCACCGCCGCCGTGGCCGCCGCCACCGCCGGTATGGCTCTGTCCGCGGCGCCCGCCCAGGCCGCGGCCCCCGCATCGGCCTCCTCCGCCCAGGCGATCGCGCACAAGATGATCCCGGACGCCGCGCAGTTCAACGCGTTCAGCAAGATCGTCTCGCATGAGAGCGGCTGGAATCCGACCGCGACCAACTCCTCGTCCGGCGCCTACGGCCTGGTCCAGGCCCTGCCGGGCTCGAAGATGGCTTCCGCCGGCAGCGACTGGAAGACCAACCCGGCCACCCAGATCAAGTGGGGCCTGGACTACATGAACTCCCGCTACGGCAGCCCCGTGAAGGCCTGGAACTTCTGGCAGGCCAACGGCTGGTACTGA
- a CDS encoding YoaK family protein has protein sequence MSAADDTSPDEPYDPEARGLRLVSVLLVLTMVSGLIDAVSYLGLGRVFTANMTGNVVVLGFAAAGAPGFSVPHTATSLACFLLGAVTGGRLAARVGRSSRRTWTRLTLTTEAVLVALSAAVAFAWPHATATVYALIALTGYAMGLRNATVRKLRVADLTTTVLTMTLTGLASESRVGDATGHRSPRRTASVLALLAGACLGAWLVLHHGLGIPLLIAAAASGTLALLASGRE, from the coding sequence GTGAGCGCAGCGGATGACACATCGCCGGACGAGCCGTACGACCCGGAGGCGCGCGGGCTGCGCCTGGTGTCCGTCCTGCTGGTCCTCACCATGGTCAGCGGACTCATCGACGCCGTGAGCTATCTGGGGCTCGGCCGCGTCTTCACCGCCAACATGACCGGCAACGTGGTCGTCCTGGGCTTCGCGGCGGCCGGCGCGCCCGGCTTCTCCGTGCCCCACACGGCGACCTCGCTCGCCTGCTTCCTGCTCGGCGCGGTGACCGGCGGCCGGCTCGCGGCCCGCGTCGGCCGGAGTTCGCGCCGCACGTGGACCCGCCTCACCCTCACCACGGAGGCCGTACTCGTGGCCCTGTCGGCGGCGGTCGCCTTCGCCTGGCCGCACGCCACCGCGACGGTGTACGCCCTGATCGCCCTCACCGGCTACGCGATGGGCCTGCGCAACGCCACCGTCCGCAAGCTGCGCGTCGCCGACCTCACCACCACCGTCCTGACCATGACCCTGACCGGTCTGGCCTCCGAGTCCCGCGTCGGCGACGCCACCGGCCACCGCTCTCCGCGCCGCACGGCCTCGGTCCTCGCCCTGCTCGCCGGCGCCTGCCTGGGCGCGTGGCTGGTCCTCCACCACGGCCTGGGCATCCCCCTGCTCATCGCGGCGGCGGCTTCGGGCACGCTTGCGCTCCTGGCCTCGGGCCGCGAGTGA
- the proP gene encoding glycine betaine/L-proline transporter ProP, whose translation MATVTAVTPSLKTRRATKARDVTVTDPALVKRAVKAAALGNAMEWFDFGVYSYIAVTLGRVFFPSGNPTAQLLSTFGAFAAAFLVRPLGGMVFGPLGDRVGRQKVLALTMIMMAAGTFAIGLIPSYASIGVGAPLLLLAARLVQGFSTGGEYAGASTFIAEYAPDRKRGFFGSWLEFGTLAGYIGGAGLVTLMTALLSSHDLLTWGWRVPFLIAGPMGVIGLYLRMRLEETPAFAAEAGKAEAARPKVPLREMVAGQWKALLLCMGLVLVFNVTDYMLLSYMPSYLTSELKYDETHGLLVVLGVMALMMIVQPFAGALTDRIGRRPVIAAGCAGFLFLSVPALLLIRQGSLLAVGLGMGALGLLLVCFTAAMPAALPALFPTRVRYGSLSIGFNVSVSLFGGTTPLVVTALIGATGNMMMPAYYMMAAAVIGGFAVWRMSESAGRPLPGSAPAVERR comes from the coding sequence TTGGCGACCGTCACAGCCGTCACCCCGTCCCTGAAGACCCGGCGGGCCACGAAGGCCCGCGACGTCACCGTCACCGACCCCGCCCTGGTCAAGCGCGCCGTGAAGGCGGCCGCGCTCGGCAACGCGATGGAGTGGTTCGACTTCGGTGTCTACAGCTACATCGCCGTCACGCTGGGCAGGGTCTTCTTCCCGTCCGGCAACCCGACCGCGCAGTTGCTGTCGACCTTCGGCGCGTTCGCGGCGGCCTTCCTTGTGCGTCCGCTCGGCGGCATGGTCTTCGGTCCGCTGGGCGACCGCGTGGGCCGGCAGAAGGTGCTCGCCCTCACCATGATCATGATGGCGGCGGGCACGTTCGCGATCGGCCTGATCCCGTCGTACGCCTCGATCGGCGTCGGCGCGCCGCTGCTGCTGCTCGCCGCCCGGCTGGTACAGGGCTTCTCCACCGGCGGTGAGTACGCGGGCGCCTCGACCTTCATCGCCGAGTACGCCCCCGACAGGAAGCGGGGCTTCTTCGGCAGCTGGCTGGAGTTCGGCACGCTGGCCGGTTACATCGGCGGCGCGGGCCTGGTGACCCTGATGACGGCGCTGCTGTCCTCGCACGACCTGCTGACCTGGGGCTGGCGGGTCCCGTTCCTGATCGCGGGCCCGATGGGCGTCATCGGCCTGTACCTGCGGATGCGACTCGAGGAGACCCCCGCCTTCGCCGCCGAGGCCGGGAAGGCGGAGGCCGCCCGGCCGAAGGTGCCGCTGCGCGAGATGGTCGCGGGCCAGTGGAAGGCGCTGCTGCTGTGCATGGGCCTGGTACTGGTCTTCAACGTCACCGACTACATGCTGCTGTCGTACATGCCGAGCTACCTCACGAGCGAGCTGAAGTACGACGAGACGCACGGGCTGCTGGTCGTGCTGGGCGTGATGGCGCTGATGATGATCGTCCAGCCGTTCGCCGGCGCGCTGACCGACCGGATCGGCCGCCGCCCGGTGATCGCGGCGGGCTGCGCGGGCTTCCTGTTCCTGTCCGTCCCCGCCCTGCTGCTGATCCGCCAGGGCAGTCTGCTCGCCGTCGGGCTGGGCATGGGGGCGCTGGGCCTGCTGCTGGTCTGCTTCACGGCCGCCATGCCGGCCGCGCTGCCCGCTCTCTTCCCCACGCGGGTGCGGTACGGGTCCCTGTCCATCGGGTTCAACGTGTCGGTGTCCCTGTTCGGCGGGACGACGCCGCTGGTCGTGACCGCGCTGATCGGGGCGACGGGGAACATGATGATGCCCGCGTACTACATGATGGCCGCGGCGGTGATCGGTGGTTTCGCGGTGTGGCGCATGTCGGAGTCGGCGGGCCGGCCGCTGCCGGGTTCCGCGCCGGCGGTGGAGCGGCGGTAG
- a CDS encoding ECF transporter S component, with product MSPKSRIGPVRPARLHAVRLGPRSLAALVLAGAVGVVAFGWPFLTPPESRLSAHAQDAPWLFAGLLALLVAVVAATISESDLGPKAVAMLGVLAATGAALRPVGAGTAGIEPMFFLMVLSGRVLGPGFGFTLGSVTMFASALLTGGVGPWLPFQMLAMGWFTMGAGLLPGAVRLRGRAELVLLAVYGFLAAFAYGTVMNLAGWPFMGGAASDISFDAHASVAANLARFTAYCLATSLGWDLGRALCTVLLTLALGPAVLRALRRATRRAAFETAVTFDGPERSPSGSTASPTGSETVKRPT from the coding sequence ATGAGCCCGAAGAGCCGCATCGGCCCTGTCCGCCCCGCCCGGCTGCACGCCGTCCGCCTCGGCCCGCGTTCGCTCGCCGCGCTCGTGCTGGCCGGGGCCGTCGGGGTGGTCGCGTTCGGGTGGCCCTTTCTCACTCCGCCGGAGTCCCGGCTGAGCGCCCACGCCCAGGACGCGCCCTGGCTCTTCGCGGGCCTCCTGGCCCTCCTGGTCGCGGTGGTGGCCGCCACGATCTCGGAGTCGGATCTGGGGCCGAAAGCCGTGGCGATGCTGGGCGTGCTGGCCGCGACGGGCGCCGCGCTGCGGCCGGTCGGCGCGGGTACGGCCGGGATCGAGCCGATGTTCTTCCTGATGGTGCTCAGCGGACGCGTGCTGGGCCCCGGCTTCGGCTTCACGCTGGGCTCGGTGACGATGTTCGCGTCCGCCCTGCTCACGGGCGGGGTCGGGCCGTGGCTGCCGTTCCAGATGCTGGCGATGGGCTGGTTCACGATGGGTGCCGGGCTGCTGCCGGGCGCGGTCCGGCTGCGCGGCCGTGCGGAACTGGTGCTCCTGGCGGTCTACGGCTTCCTCGCCGCCTTCGCCTACGGCACCGTCATGAATCTGGCCGGCTGGCCCTTCATGGGCGGCGCCGCCTCGGACATCTCCTTCGACGCCCACGCCTCCGTGGCCGCCAACCTGGCCCGCTTCACCGCCTATTGCCTGGCCACGTCGCTCGGCTGGGACCTGGGCCGGGCCCTGTGCACCGTGCTGCTGACCCTCGCTCTCGGCCCGGCGGTGCTGCGCGCGCTGCGCCGGGCCACCCGGCGCGCCGCCTTCGAGACCGCGGTCACATTCGACGGCCCGGAGCGCTCACCCAGCGGATCGACGGCTTCACCCACCGGAAGCGAGACGGTGAAGCGCCCCACATGA
- a CDS encoding O-methyltransferase encodes MSDSQLWDDVDDYFTSRLAPDDEALRAALRENDAAGLPHIAVTAAQGKLLQLLAQVQGARHILEIGTLGGYSTIWLARALPEDGRLVSLEYSAKHAEVATRNIARAGLDRIAEVRVGPALESLPKLADENPAPFDLVFIDADKANNAHYVEWALRLTRTGSLIVLDNVVRGGRVTDADSTEPDVVGTRAAIELIATHPRLSGTAIQTVGAKGYDGFALARVLE; translated from the coding sequence ATGAGCGACTCCCAGCTCTGGGACGACGTCGACGACTACTTCACCAGCCGCCTCGCGCCCGACGACGAGGCGCTGCGGGCGGCCCTGCGGGAGAACGACGCGGCCGGGCTGCCGCACATCGCCGTCACGGCGGCACAGGGCAAGCTGCTCCAGCTGCTCGCCCAGGTGCAGGGCGCACGGCACATCCTGGAGATCGGCACGCTCGGCGGGTACAGCACGATCTGGCTGGCCCGCGCCCTGCCGGAGGACGGCAGGCTCGTGTCCCTCGAGTACAGCGCCAAGCACGCCGAGGTGGCGACCCGCAACATCGCCAGGGCCGGCCTGGACCGGATCGCCGAGGTGCGGGTGGGCCCCGCCCTGGAGTCGCTGCCCAAGCTCGCCGACGAGAACCCGGCCCCGTTCGACCTGGTCTTCATCGACGCCGACAAGGCCAACAACGCGCACTACGTGGAGTGGGCGCTGCGGCTCACCCGCACCGGCAGCCTGATCGTCCTGGACAACGTGGTGCGCGGCGGCCGGGTCACCGACGCGGACAGCACCGAGCCCGACGTGGTGGGCACGCGCGCCGCGATCGAGCTGATCGCCACCCATCCGCGGCTGAGCGGCACGGCGATCCAGACGGTCGGCGCCAAGGGCTACGACGGCTTCGCGCTGGCCCGGGTGCTGGAGTG
- a CDS encoding bifunctional glycosyltransferase 87/phosphatase PAP2 family protein — MANVEHSGRPADTLGRAPAGARLRAARLALWAVAAILAVRQLTVVLTTPSGERLTDLETWVGPHGVLHVKGSLYDSTRFTGTPFAGLVLKPLTRSAQAALGWGWTFGTLLLVVALGLVAARALPQPVGRRTSLLAAPVAISLLMLSLPVRNALWLGQTSIIPVLLVLLGCFAVRGERGSGVCIGLAAALQPAMLLFAPLLWFTGRRRATAATAVTFTACAALAWAALPHDSYTYWVHHMAGVGLGGKADALGNQSLHGALLRLGLTGPLEIGLFLSLGAVVAALALRRAVHYAHDGQLLLAVAITGCAAVAVSPTAWQHQLLWVLLAMAGRVGTRASDRYVWPVAMVLVTTLPAKMMLPNMAVMHPLRDNLVLIAALAAATAVPFLSRTSPTYQRPVPAEYAPAVPARFRHVPLLPVLRRVLTRPNLLLELLLIRVVYAAYSQVRLAATGGTISGGRARAEHHGHMVLDAERFLHIDIEHWANHAVVRTGWLRDFFDFYYESFHFVVPLTVLGILYWRRPVDYRWARASLGFATFLALIGFWLFPLAPPRLMPTLGIIDTVHGAQNFAKPDYGTLTALTNQYAAMPSLHFGWALWCGVVIAVIAPKWWMKALGLLHPLFTVSAIIATGNHWVLDAVGGAVVVSAGFGLSYVFQGPRARLGTATAAREESEAPLAVPEGQR, encoded by the coding sequence GTGGCGAACGTGGAGCACAGCGGGCGACCGGCGGACACCCTCGGCAGGGCACCGGCCGGTGCGCGGCTGCGCGCGGCGCGGCTCGCCCTGTGGGCGGTGGCCGCCATCCTCGCGGTACGGCAGCTGACCGTGGTCCTCACCACGCCGAGCGGCGAGCGGCTGACCGATCTGGAGACCTGGGTCGGCCCGCACGGCGTCCTGCACGTGAAGGGCTCGCTCTACGACTCGACCCGGTTCACCGGCACCCCCTTCGCCGGCCTGGTCCTCAAACCCCTCACCCGGTCCGCGCAGGCCGCCCTCGGCTGGGGCTGGACCTTCGGCACCCTTCTGCTGGTCGTCGCCCTCGGCCTGGTGGCCGCCCGCGCGCTGCCCCAGCCGGTCGGCCGCCGCACCTCCCTGCTGGCCGCGCCCGTCGCGATCAGCCTGCTCATGCTGTCGCTGCCGGTGCGCAACGCCCTGTGGCTCGGCCAGACCAGCATCATCCCGGTGCTGCTCGTCCTGCTCGGCTGCTTCGCCGTACGCGGAGAGCGGGGCAGCGGGGTGTGCATCGGCCTGGCCGCCGCGCTGCAGCCGGCCATGCTGCTGTTCGCCCCGCTGCTGTGGTTCACCGGCCGCCGCCGGGCCACCGCCGCCACCGCCGTCACCTTCACCGCCTGCGCCGCGCTCGCCTGGGCGGCGCTGCCGCACGACTCGTACACGTACTGGGTGCACCACATGGCCGGGGTGGGCCTCGGTGGCAAGGCCGACGCCCTCGGCAACCAGTCCCTGCACGGCGCCCTGCTCCGCCTGGGCCTGACCGGCCCCCTGGAGATCGGGCTCTTCCTCTCCCTGGGCGCCGTCGTCGCCGCCCTCGCCCTGCGCCGCGCCGTCCACTACGCCCACGACGGCCAGTTGCTGCTCGCCGTGGCGATCACCGGCTGCGCCGCCGTCGCCGTGTCCCCGACCGCCTGGCAGCACCAGCTGCTGTGGGTGCTGCTCGCCATGGCCGGCCGGGTCGGCACACGCGCCTCCGACCGCTATGTCTGGCCGGTCGCGATGGTCCTGGTGACGACCCTGCCGGCGAAGATGATGCTGCCGAACATGGCGGTGATGCACCCGCTGCGCGACAACCTCGTCCTGATCGCCGCGCTGGCCGCCGCCACGGCCGTACCGTTCCTGTCCCGGACGTCCCCCACCTACCAGCGGCCCGTCCCGGCCGAGTACGCGCCGGCGGTCCCGGCCCGCTTCCGCCACGTCCCCCTGCTGCCCGTCCTGCGCAGGGTCCTCACCCGCCCCAACCTCCTGCTGGAGCTGCTGCTGATCCGGGTGGTGTACGCCGCCTACTCCCAGGTCCGGCTCGCCGCGACCGGCGGCACCATCTCCGGCGGCCGGGCGCGCGCCGAGCACCACGGGCACATGGTGCTGGACGCCGAGCGGTTCCTGCACATCGACATCGAGCACTGGGCCAACCACGCGGTGGTGCGGACCGGCTGGCTGCGGGACTTCTTCGACTTCTACTACGAGTCCTTCCACTTCGTGGTCCCGCTGACGGTCCTCGGCATCCTCTACTGGCGCCGCCCCGTCGACTACCGCTGGGCCCGCGCCTCCCTGGGCTTCGCCACCTTCCTCGCCCTGATCGGCTTCTGGCTGTTCCCCCTGGCCCCGCCGCGCCTGATGCCGACCCTCGGCATCATCGACACCGTCCACGGCGCGCAGAACTTCGCCAAGCCGGACTACGGCACGCTGACGGCCCTGACCAACCAGTACGCGGCGATGCCCTCGCTGCACTTCGGCTGGGCCCTGTGGTGCGGTGTCGTCATCGCGGTCATCGCCCCGAAGTGGTGGATGAAGGCCCTCGGCCTCCTGCACCCCCTCTTCACCGTCTCGGCGATCATCGCCACCGGCAACCACTGGGTGCTGGACGCGGTCGGCGGCGCGGTGGTGGTCTCGGCGGGCTTCGGGCTGTCGTACGTGTTCCAGGGCCCGCGAGCCCGTCTCGGCACGGCGACGGCGGCCCGCGAGGAGTCCGAGGCCCCGCTCGCCGTGCCGGAAGGGCAGCGCTGA